tcttttgagagagaggaactttttgagagatttttttttttttttttgataagcagaATGAGAGATCTCGTTTGAAGAAtacataggttttttttttttttttttttttttttttttttttttgcgtatTTGATGTGGATTATAGTATTCCAATTGTGatcaaattctttttatttatttatttatttatttttcttagtatTATCTATTTGAAATTGGTATTTGAGAATCAAcgtatgacatttttttttttgttatatatataaatgtgtagtgtagtaattaaaaaattagaaagttgCATAATCCTTTACCTCTTGAAATCTTGCTTCTGATAAAGAAACCTCAGCAAGAATACTGCTGGGTTTAGATCCAATTGTGCCAGCAAGCGTTGGCATCACCATTCAACcccaaataaagaaaagaccAATGACTAGACCAGAGTTCTCCTCCTGCTACAAAATAATGGAGTAGGAGATGATCTACTATTTCTCCACAATGCAGTTGTCCAACCAAAAATGCAACCTTGAGCAGAATCCTTGTCGTCCATATATTCTTTAATGGAAACCAACGATCTCAGTTTCCACTCAAAGCTTTATAGCAGGAACTAACATCAAATATTCCATAACGTGATAAGAGAAAATGCTAAGAGACTTCATAAAGCATGGGAAAGAGCAACAAACACTATAAAGTGTAATTTGGAGCAAATTGTCAAATTAGGTAGAGCACTCTTGTGGGTACGACAAAGTTTTGTgggataaataaaaacaaagatttaAAATGAGAGATCTCGTTTGAAGAataaatagtcttttttttttttttgacgtaTTTGATGCGGATTATAGTATTCCAATTGTgatcaaattcttttttatttatttatttatttatttgtcttaGTATTATCCATTTAAAATTGGTAATTTGGTATTTGACAATCAACgcatgacatttttttttgttatatatataaacgtgtagtgtagtaattaaaaaaataagaaagttgCACAATCCTTTACCTCTTGAAACCTTGCTTCTGATAAAGAAACCTCAGCAAGAAGTCTTGTATAGTATTCATCAAAATCCTTCCTTCTTTTTATCAGGTCTCCCAATACTGCTGGTTTAGTATTcatcaaattcttcttcttttttatttatttatttttctttggattgtctatttagttttattcatttatttatgtatCTTAGATAATTTAGTTTTTGGAAGTAGTATTTGAAATTTCAGTTTAAATAAGAATTGCAATGTGACTATAACTCATTCATCACAAACTGTGGTctacatatatgatatatctagaatactaaatatatgtatatatatatgtgtgtatatatatatatatatatcatataatacTATTTACGTTTTCAAACGTGATTTTGAAAAGAGCAAATTAAACACTACTTTGTTGTATTTTTATCCACTTAGAATATCCACCTAGAAATACAGCAAGTGTAATTCAACTTTAATCTCATTAAGATTTTTATCCACTCAAAAATTATagttgaagaaaaattatatccaCCTAGAAATTATAGTTGAAGAAAACTTATATTCTGTACGTGTGCCATGTGTGTGCGCGCcacattttgaagaaaaattatatccaCCTAGAAATTATAGTTGAAGAAAACTTATATTCTGTACGTGTGGCATGTGTGTGCGCGCCACATTGTGCGTCTGTGGTGTGCCCCTTTTGCCCCACTTGCTGACTACACTATTTGCCCTTCTTTTGGCCCTTATGGTATCTACAATGTTTTAGTGcttttttcaagaaaaacaaaatgacGTCTGGATAAAGGGGGGATTGGGCATATGATCCAAATTTGTAGGACATTGTGCCATTTCAGATGTATAATCATCTGTCTGAAAGTCAATGTAGCAGTGCTAGAACTCTTGTAAGACAAATATGCTTTGAAGGGGGCAGAACTAGCATCAATAAAGGGTTTCATTGAAAAGATTTCCAAGACAATAAGCAATACAATTTTCGTATATCTTTGGCTCTTTGCTGTTCCATTGACAATTAGATCCTTATTTGAGGAAGAAGAGTTACACCAGCAAATGGAAAATTAGCAAGGTTGCCTCCAGATGTAATTCcttttctttgactttcttGGCGAATGCAGATTTTCAAAGGATTCTATTGCAATGGGTCGACACAGAGTAAATCTTGCCATTATACTCCATGTTCACCTACTTGATAACTGCAACAGCCTATCCTGCAGCAGAAGAACAATGGAGCTGAGAAATATAAAACCTTTTTCAATGAGCCTACACAATGTTTACTCTTCTTTCAATTAGTGAtgaaaatttattgaataaagGACCTAGGTATATTCTAAATGAAACGGAATAGATGAAATTTACAATGGACCATATCTCACTATAACCCAAAAGATGAGATCATTCAAAAGTTGAAACAATGAAATGTTTACTATCATAGAGAACAATTCTATGTATCTGACAGCATGATCAGCCCCGTTAGAGAAAAAGATACATATTGATTGCTCTAGCTTTAACAAATTGGTATCCTAGTTACCTCAAAAGATTACACACTTGGTTAAGGATCATGTCACATGAAGTGAAAACCATTGGTTTGATTCTTATCCTTCTCTCCTTCCTCTCCACGAGGTTACTCACTtattaacaacaacaacgatAACAGCAAAGCTTTTTAGTCTGAAAATTATGGGGTCGGTTTTGGATCTTTAGAAAACTAATTGGGATTGTTCACATGTATAGGatactcatccaaaaaaaaaaaaaaagacaatctAGTCACTGATCCCAGCTTATGGTTTCTCTAGCAGCCCCTACATTGTCATAATGTTCCTAAAGGAAGCCTGATACAACTGGCAATTATAGAGGAATGTGAAGATATAACAGCATTATTTTACAAtggtaattttttagcattcttattttttgataggtaaagcTGTTGAAGGGATTCAACCCCCCAGACATGCCCTCCACTAGGGAGGGGGACATGGCTGTTGGCCTAAAGGCCATTGGCAGTAATTTCCCAACATTCTCAAGTAGCATGTATGCAAAtctgtcttttcttttctttcttttcttttcttttttccattcaaaTGCTTTATGTACAAAAATGTCAATATTTTGATTGAAACATTTGTCCTGTCAAAACTGAAATAACTCTGTTATGATCCCAAAGGTCATTTGTCTTGAACCTAGACTTAACAATGAAAGGACCATACATTTGTCAACCTAAGCAATCTATTATAGAAGTATCTCATTTTCTATGATGTAAATATATTACCAACTAtgagggttttgttttttgtccaaCTTTTGAGATGCGCCTAAGCTCTTGGGTATCCTTCCTCATTTCGCtgcaaaatacacaaaaattttataaaaaaaaatcattgcaaaGGCTCATCAAATAGGAATTTGGAAAAGCTGAAACTGGTACCTTTGGTGCAAATAAACAATTAGATAGAAAATAGGGAGCAGCATCAAAGTCAGTATTGCGATAGCCAGGTAGAATACACTTGTTTCCTTCTGCTCAGATGAAACAGTgaatagcaaaaattaaatagcaagaaaatattttaaaaaataaaattcaatatgCCAACAGGATGCCTAGATTATCTTTCTGATGGTATGGAAATCAGGGAGAGATAAAATCCATTGCATGAAATTATGAACCCTCTGGCACAGAAAAGTCCTTTTTGCTAATCTCTTTTCATATGACCTTAAAGACTGCTTTGGACTGCTTCAAAGAACAAGCCATCCAGAAAAGCAGCACGAACTAAGCAGGCAAAAACATTTTGCCAAGAGCTTTGTGGAAGgcatgccaaaatttttttttttttttttttgataggtaatcaaagatttatttcataaaaaggACATCTTGTTCACGATGGTGAACACTCAGAAATTAAAATGAATACAAGTACCTCATGAAGAGATACGAATAGAGAGAAGAAATTCAGAAATGGAAATACATTGTGTAAAAACCCAAATTCTACCCCACTGAAATAAGGTCCCAACTAGTATAGGCCTCAAAAGGATATTCCCTAAATGGGAAAAATTTCTATTCAAGCAGGAAAAAAGGATATTCCCTTATTATGTCAACCAACTAAAATTATTATGAGTAATTACAAACTGGAGGTCTACCTTAAAATCCATGCTACTGTGGTAAGAGAGTGAAGCCTTACCTTGCCTCCCTTAGAAAAGGGTTTCTGTTTTCCTGAGCAAGTGTGAGCATCACAAAATTGTCGCAAAAACAAATCTACCAGTAAATCAGAACAACACCATTAGAAATTAGCAATCAGATATACTgaacaggttttttttttttttgaaaagaaaaaactttaaaagaaaTGTCAATAAATGTACAATGTTACAAAAACAAGACAGAATAGCTTCTcgaatttttttgaagaatacCATGAAGACGGATTGCAGAGGGGCCCTGATTAGCAGGAAAACAACTATCGGCAAGACTCTGCATGGAATACAGTAGACATAAGCCATGAAAACACTAAAATCAACAATGCAAGCAATTAGATCGCTCAAAAGCAACCTCACATAGGTGACGATTTCTTGCAGTAGCTGCAGGGTTGCACTTGGTTTTGGTTGACTTGGTATTCATAACGACATCACAATGCAATGCCCCACATAAATCAGCCAAGCACTTACTGTGACTCTGCATTTATTAAAAGTTTGTTAGGAAACGTTAACACAAGTTTTCTGAATGCAAAGACCACAACCCTCaatttaaaatgaaactaaTTTATCATTAAACATCTTAAAAATGTAATTCATGAATTCAGAATCATgtcttgaaataaaaaataaaattaaattaaaaaaaaaaactggcaaATGCAATATGGCTAGTCTGACATTAAGGCAAGCTCACAGAATTTAAAGCAATTACAAATGCAAAGTAGTATTTACACCATATTAGAGTAGAGCCCATATATCattcataaataattaatttttttttttttaaatatagttttatttctaattttcgATCAGATAATTATGAACCATCAGcattttgttgtctttgccATGAAAATAAACCTTATAAGTTATAGCTAGTTATACTATAACTTAGtcaaaaaactaaacaaatcaatataaatatgaaaatgaatagaTTTATCaaagtaaaattaaaactatattgcctttttttaaaaattttaattgaagatATATATAATGATGAATAAAAGAGGtaagaagggagagagaaaataattagTTGATAAAAGTGTAGGCATGGTCAActcaacaataaaattttaaattttacgATTTACAGTTTTCAATGCATGAATAAATAAACACTAGGTCATAGAGTAATAACAATTAGAATGTAGCGTTCATCACATGGCAGCAATCAAAAGATTGCAGCTCGCAATTAGTGAATGATGCTCCCTAACATATAAAGACAAGGAACCCGGGTCCACATACAACATTCAGTAGATTGTAGTGTCTGTTGTCAAAATGCTGATCAAGAAATTTTTCAGCACGGAAGCTTTTCTTACAGTATCCACACCGCCATTCATTTATATCCACATGAATCTTGTGCAGTTCCTGATCTCTGAATAGATCTTTGTTGGGATGAAGTCTACACTTACTTGAAATCTGATAGTCTTCTCGTTCCACAAATGGCATCAAATACTACACAAAATGTACAAACAACAAATTATGGATGTCCTTTTAAGCAACAATTTCACATAGTGCATCCTTGTAATCCTAAATAACAATTTTCCATACCTCATCAATTATTTTCCAAGCTGCCCTACTCCTTTCTCTTGAACAATGAACCTCATGagcatgctcttgctcttgcttgaGAGTtctaaaacataaaacatataACAAGATCAGATGACCAAACTTTCTActa
The Quercus lobata isolate SW786 chromosome 10, ValleyOak3.0 Primary Assembly, whole genome shotgun sequence DNA segment above includes these coding regions:
- the LOC115965875 gene encoding uncharacterized protein LOC115965875 isoform X1; its protein translation is MQFLFQSQTRILKDLQVQAARDGILSIDNLVKKNFRLVNWCCLCWCDEETLDHLLLYCKFVHTLWSEVFSLFGVQWVLLKTVVSLLFAWWNWLGIHSSNVRNMVLPCLMWLTWKERNARTFEDIERTVDLLNSLLTRTLKQEQEHAHEVHCSRERSRAAWKIIDEYLMPFVEREDYQISSKCRLHPNKDLFRDQELHKIHVDINEWRCGYCKKSFRAEKFLDQHFDNRHYNLLNVSHSKCLADLCGALHCDVVMNTKSTKTKCNPAATARNRHLCESLADSCFPANQGPSAIRLHDLFLRQFCDAHTCSGKQKPFSKGGKKETSVFYLAIAILTLMLLPIFYLIVYLHQSEMRKDTQELRRISKVGQKTKPS
- the LOC115965875 gene encoding uncharacterized protein LOC115965875 isoform X2; its protein translation is MKKATAIFSILLLVSLSLQEIAYAVSLSEPNQDFEGFAGSRTLKQEQEHAHEVHCSRERSRAAWKIIDEYLMPFVEREDYQISSKCRLHPNKDLFRDQELHKIHVDINEWRCGYCKKSFRAEKFLDQHFDNRHYNLLNVSHSKCLADLCGALHCDVVMNTKSTKTKCNPAATARNRHLCESLADSCFPANQGPSAIRLHDLFLRQFCDAHTCSGKQKPFSKGGKKETSVFYLAIAILTLMLLPIFYLIVYLHQSEMRKDTQELRRISKVGQKTKPS